The following is a genomic window from Dehalogenimonas sp. 4OHTPN.
GGGTTTAGCAGGACTTTTACACGACGTGGACTTGGAAGTATGCAAAGGCGATTTAGCTGTTCATGGCCAGATGTCGGCGGAAATGGCGCGCAGGATGGGTGTCTCTGAAGCCGTTTGCCATGCCATCGAGTGCCACAGTACAGAAGGTGAATCTTGCCAGAGCCTCCTGGATAAAGCCCTCTATTGTGCCGACCCGGTGACCGGGCTAATCACCGCCGGCGCTCTCATCCGGGCTGAGAAGAAATTGGCAATAGTTGAATCTAGGTCCATCTTGAAACGCTTTAAAGAGAAGAGTTTTGCCGCCGGCGCTAACCGCGAACAGATCGCAAGATGCGCAGACATCGGCCTGCCACTAGAAGAATTCATCGGATTATCGCTAAAGGCGATGCAGGGCATATCCGACCAGCTAGGTCTCTAGTTGTAACTAACCCGGATACTGCTACCGTCGGAAATCTTAATGACCTCGATACGTGCAGGAAAAGCGTCCTTGAACTCCTCGATGTGGGTGATCACCAGGATACAGTCGAACTGGTCTTGGATGGAGGCAATAGCCTCCTTGAGCTTTTCAATGCCGGTGGCGTCCTGGGTGCCGAAACCTTCGTCGATAATAAGGGTGCGTAACGGAGCGCCGGCTCGATGGGCCAGCACACGGGATAACGCCAATCTAAGGGCAAAGTTTATGCGGAAGGCCTCACCGCCGGAGAAGAGATCGTAATCGCGCGTGCCCAGTTCGTCGCTGATCTTAATGTCGAAAGTCTCTGCCAGTTCTCCTTTTCTCGTAGCCCGCTGCAGCTCTAGCTTCAGGCCCATACGGTTGTCGGTCATCTTGGCCAACAGCCGGTTGGCCTCCGCCTCCATCTCGGGCACTGCGTTCTCGATCAACAGCGCCTGGATGCCGTTTTTACCGAATGCTTGGTGCAATGCCTTGTAGGTACTTTCATCAGCTGCGTGCCTTGTCATCTCTATCATCTGCCCGGCCAGTTTCTGCTCCAGGTCGTAAAGTTGGGAAAGCCCCTGTTTTAAACTGCCTACATGCTCGGCAGCCTGGCTTGTGGTGGTGGCCAGCATTTTCAACTTGGTCTCGGCGGCGGCTAGGTCTCCGGCTTCGAGGCGGGGCAATTTTGTCAGCGCCTGCCGAAGTTCATCAACCTCCGTCAGACGCTTCCGAAGCCTCTCTTCC
Proteins encoded in this region:
- a CDS encoding HD domain-containing protein is translated as MNREQALSEVQGRVCNPNLIKHMLATEAVMRALAERLGEDVEDWGLAGLLHDVDLEVCKGDLAVHGQMSAEMARRMGVSEAVCHAIECHSTEGESCQSLLDKALYCADPVTGLITAGALIRAEKKLAIVESRSILKRFKEKSFAAGANREQIARCADIGLPLEEFIGLSLKAMQGISDQLGL